One Natrinema longum genomic window carries:
- a CDS encoding NUDIX hydrolase, whose amino-acid sequence MPTDPLAWETGERRVAYSCPGFDVVNESVRLPDGTESEFDYLSEPASVCILPFTPDGTVVCIEEWRQAVARISRGLPVGGVEPDDEDLEASARRELAEETGYEANELEPLVTVEPANGIADAVLHCFVARGCRPTAEQQLDHNESIRVTERSLADLTDAVADGEIRDGRTVLALSYYRLFDEESGPDGERNR is encoded by the coding sequence ATGCCAACCGACCCACTCGCCTGGGAGACGGGCGAGCGCCGAGTAGCCTACTCCTGTCCGGGATTCGATGTCGTTAACGAGTCCGTTCGACTTCCCGATGGAACCGAATCGGAGTTCGACTATCTCTCGGAACCCGCGAGCGTCTGTATCCTGCCGTTTACGCCCGACGGAACCGTCGTCTGTATCGAAGAATGGCGACAAGCCGTCGCGCGGATCAGCCGCGGGCTCCCCGTCGGCGGGGTCGAACCGGACGACGAGGATCTCGAGGCCTCGGCACGCCGGGAGCTCGCCGAGGAGACCGGCTACGAAGCCAACGAACTCGAGCCACTGGTGACCGTCGAGCCGGCAAACGGGATCGCCGACGCCGTCTTGCATTGCTTCGTCGCTCGTGGCTGCCGGCCGACCGCCGAACAGCAACTCGATCACAACGAGAGCATTCGCGTGACCGAGCGATCGCTCGCGGACCTGACCGACGCGGTGGCCGACGGCGAGATCCGCGACGGCCGGACGGTTCTTGCCCTCTCGTACTATCGGTTGTTCGACGAGGAGAGCGGCCCGGACGGCGAGAGGAATCGTTGA
- a CDS encoding PadR family transcriptional regulator, with protein sequence MDQLTGFQRDLLYVIAGKDRPSGQEILDDINSYIDQPVTHGRLYPNLDTLVEKEFVEKGALDRRTNYYALTPKGRRALQRRQKWVDQYVDV encoded by the coding sequence ATGGATCAGCTAACTGGATTCCAGCGTGACTTGTTGTACGTGATCGCAGGGAAAGACCGGCCGTCAGGGCAGGAGATTCTCGACGACATCAATAGCTATATCGACCAGCCGGTCACCCACGGTCGGCTGTATCCGAACCTCGACACGCTCGTCGAGAAGGAATTCGTCGAGAAAGGAGCGCTCGATCGGCGGACGAACTATTACGCGCTGACGCCGAAAGGCCGACGCGCGCTCCAGCGCCGCCAGAAGTGGGTCGACCAGTACGTCGACGTCTGA
- a CDS encoding DUF7511 domain-containing protein encodes MNGPPTRTDDGTVHDRIAGTDGNDPAGPAAFDAIVVRYESGNDRCTFVPHNGTTEEKLNAWLTVDLEAVVDLDDVR; translated from the coding sequence ATGAACGGCCCTCCGACCCGAACTGACGATGGAACCGTCCACGACCGTATCGCTGGCACCGACGGGAACGACCCGGCGGGCCCGGCGGCGTTCGATGCCATCGTCGTTCGCTACGAGTCCGGCAACGATCGCTGTACGTTCGTCCCCCACAACGGAACGACCGAGGAGAAACTGAACGCCTGGCTGACCGTGGATCTCGAGGCCGTCGTCGATCTCGACGATGTCCGCTGA